A part of Terriglobus roseus genomic DNA contains:
- a CDS encoding lipopolysaccharide biosynthesis protein, which translates to MRLKRILQLLVTAFLGQGLTVLMQLLVPPFFLKFYGQGVEVYGEWIALSASVNYLGTLNYGVQTYANNQMTILFTRGDIPGARAIQASAFRLLLLVLAVFMVGGLVVFVLPITTMLKLKHVGPYAASMTLYLLILQIGLNMFFSLLTNSYMAVGRLHRGNYISSAQRFLWIISMAVGVAMRSSFPMLAALQLATLVIFTVYALFDLRHTERVLVPSLRDGSWAEVGRMLKPSGHFGLIALAGFLTWQGPVLVIQRVLGPAMVTLFSLVRVVFQMSRQILSMASNVIGQDITMLVGKSDWSELRRLYDLSERIVLFLIPVVSIGSLLMCPLLFHLWLHDRIDYHPYLCIEMAIISAVLGLKEHKTQFQSSSNEHEELSTRIFIGYAIMLAISIFTMRVWGVAGFIVTWLAWEILQTAYVVHLNHKLFPDDAMIDNSLLRRFIIFIVAAFALTSFPAIAAAHWTLPVSTGVAIASTLLLAVAGYVTFRMDELRVILMSRFQRNRPTEAA; encoded by the coding sequence ATGAGATTAAAGCGCATCCTGCAATTGCTGGTGACGGCCTTCCTGGGTCAGGGATTAACCGTGCTGATGCAGCTGTTAGTTCCCCCCTTCTTCCTGAAGTTCTATGGACAGGGCGTGGAAGTCTACGGCGAATGGATCGCGCTGAGTGCCAGCGTGAACTATCTGGGCACACTCAACTATGGCGTGCAGACCTACGCCAACAACCAGATGACCATCCTGTTCACGCGCGGCGACATTCCCGGTGCGCGTGCGATTCAAGCAAGCGCCTTCCGACTGTTGCTGCTAGTGCTTGCGGTATTCATGGTGGGCGGGTTAGTCGTGTTCGTATTGCCAATCACCACGATGTTGAAGCTGAAGCATGTGGGACCATATGCCGCTTCCATGACGCTGTATCTGCTCATTTTGCAGATTGGCCTGAACATGTTCTTCAGCTTGCTGACGAATAGCTACATGGCAGTAGGTCGTCTGCATCGCGGCAATTACATCTCCAGCGCACAGCGTTTTCTTTGGATCATCAGCATGGCGGTGGGCGTAGCCATGCGTAGCTCATTCCCGATGCTCGCAGCACTGCAACTTGCCACGCTGGTGATCTTCACCGTGTACGCCTTGTTTGATCTCCGACACACAGAGCGCGTGCTCGTCCCCTCGTTGCGCGATGGCTCCTGGGCAGAAGTGGGTCGCATGCTGAAACCCAGCGGCCACTTTGGATTGATCGCCTTGGCAGGATTTCTCACCTGGCAGGGTCCAGTCCTTGTGATTCAGCGTGTCCTCGGTCCTGCCATGGTCACCCTGTTTTCACTGGTGCGCGTGGTGTTTCAGATGTCGCGACAGATTCTCTCCATGGCATCGAACGTCATCGGTCAGGACATTACGATGCTCGTCGGCAAGTCCGATTGGAGCGAACTGCGACGTCTCTACGATCTCTCGGAACGCATAGTGTTGTTCCTGATTCCAGTAGTCAGCATCGGCAGTCTCCTGATGTGTCCGCTGCTGTTTCATCTATGGCTGCACGATCGTATCGACTACCACCCATACCTCTGCATTGAGATGGCTATTATTTCCGCCGTGTTGGGCTTGAAGGAACACAAGACACAGTTCCAGTCCTCCAGCAACGAGCATGAAGAGCTGTCGACGCGGATCTTCATTGGCTACGCGATCATGCTAGCCATATCGATATTCACCATGCGTGTGTGGGGTGTAGCCGGATTTATTGTGACATGGCTGGCGTGGGAGATTCTGCAGACCGCCTATGTGGTTCATCTGAATCACAAACTCTTCCCCGATGACGCAATGATCGACAACAGTCTGCTGCGTCGCTTCATCATCTTTATCGTGGCAGCATTTGCGCTCACATCGTTCCCCGCAATCGCAGCCGCACACTGGACACTGCCTGTGTCCACCGGCGTCGCGATTGCATCCACACTGCTGCTGGCCGTGGCCGGATATGTAACCTTCCGTATGGATGAACTGCGTGTGATTCTGATGAGTCGTTTCCAGCGCAATCGCCCCACAGAGGCCGCATAA
- a CDS encoding putative nucleotide-diphospho-sugar transferase has product MRLGVALSKALARMHLWYPAAVVLAQTQLRDLDSHSIRRLSYVLMLSHRMKPGSVHALFRRIVEDNRERSPELTLGLAEMATRIEEPTLADDFLDDAEKNATASGDAFVADAAHRLRKLSVALQDGSLQTHIRDEANTITASSDGSPTVLVPLSGGYLSLFDLWIQQVRKHIGSRIVVLAMDDVALQVTKTYDNIHIVDCRSFFAWNEGKLHPKTRGVLWLVRTLYLRALVAAGHSVMVLDLDAIPVGDVLPLLASLPDADVIAQLDHSIPMDVDRALGFVLCCGFMLWRPTVAAQALLDRFAAAAQVERDDQLALNHLLVADGIVEKTNGANAMRFGSAGVQFACPDPSLVSRTLHTGSVVRHFHQQGQTIDELRKALGV; this is encoded by the coding sequence ATGCGCCTGGGCGTGGCACTCAGCAAGGCGTTGGCACGCATGCACCTGTGGTATCCCGCCGCTGTTGTGCTGGCGCAAACACAGCTGCGCGATCTCGACTCCCACTCAATCAGACGCCTTTCGTATGTACTGATGCTGTCGCACCGCATGAAGCCCGGCAGCGTGCATGCACTTTTTCGCCGCATCGTAGAGGACAACCGAGAGCGTTCGCCCGAACTCACGCTGGGGCTCGCAGAGATGGCGACACGCATCGAAGAACCAACGCTCGCTGACGATTTCCTCGACGACGCAGAAAAGAATGCAACGGCATCAGGGGATGCCTTTGTAGCCGACGCAGCACACAGGCTACGCAAGCTGTCCGTTGCGCTACAAGACGGCTCACTACAAACTCACATTCGCGACGAAGCAAACACGATTACTGCCAGCAGCGATGGCTCGCCCACTGTCCTTGTACCGCTCAGCGGCGGTTATCTTTCTCTGTTTGATCTCTGGATACAGCAGGTGCGAAAGCACATTGGTTCGCGCATTGTGGTGCTGGCCATGGATGATGTCGCGCTGCAAGTAACGAAGACGTACGACAACATTCACATCGTAGATTGCCGCAGCTTCTTCGCATGGAATGAAGGCAAGCTGCATCCGAAGACGCGCGGCGTCTTGTGGCTGGTGCGGACGCTATACCTGCGCGCACTCGTTGCAGCCGGCCACTCTGTCATGGTGCTGGATCTGGACGCCATCCCCGTGGGCGATGTGCTTCCACTGCTTGCATCGCTTCCGGATGCAGACGTCATCGCGCAACTGGATCACAGCATCCCCATGGACGTGGACCGTGCACTGGGCTTCGTCCTGTGCTGCGGCTTCATGCTGTGGCGTCCCACAGTTGCCGCGCAAGCGCTGTTGGATCGCTTTGCAGCAGCAGCGCAAGTAGAACGCGACGATCAGCTTGCGCTGAACCATCTACTGGTTGCGGACGGCATCGTGGAAAAAACAAACGGAGCTAACGCCATGCGTTTCGGCTCCGCCGGCGTTCAGTTTGCCTGCCCTGATCCATCGCTGGTGTCACGCACGCTCCATACCGGCAGCGTGGTGCGGCACTTCCATCAGCAAGGCCAGACCATAGACGAGCTGCGTAAGGCCTTGGGCGTTTAA
- a CDS encoding GlsB/YeaQ/YmgE family stress response membrane protein: MHLIGTLIIGLIVGALAKFLMPGKDPGGFIITILLGIAGAFVGTYLGQLLHLYQPGQSAGWIMSIIGAMILLGIYRLIVGRNA, from the coding sequence ATGCACCTGATTGGAACGCTGATCATCGGCCTAATTGTGGGCGCGTTAGCGAAGTTTTTAATGCCGGGTAAAGATCCGGGCGGATTCATCATTACGATTCTTCTAGGTATTGCAGGCGCGTTCGTAGGAACGTATTTGGGCCAGTTGTTGCACCTCTATCAACCGGGGCAGTCCGCAGGGTGGATCATGTCCATCATCGGCGCTATGATTTTGCTTGGTATTTACCGGTTGATCGTGGGGCGAAACGCTTAA
- a CDS encoding glutaminyl-peptide cyclotransferase — MRPFSALLPAAAFLLVSASGCKASAPSVAPTDAPKTVAKAAAAAPAAPATVAPVYGYSVVAKYPHSTDSYTEGFLYKDGKFYEGTGMEGRSGIQVLDPATAKVLQERKMTNNFFGEGIVDWGPNILQWTWQTHIGVVMDRATLKPLHTFTYTGEGWGMTRDNKRLITSDGSATLRFRNPETFEEIGHIDVKDGDKPVDQLNELEFINGEIWANVWHLERIARISPKDGKVISWVDVTGILPAAEKRDDESVLNGIAYDEAKGRIFITGKQWPTIFEIKVGAKK; from the coding sequence ATGCGTCCGTTTTCCGCCCTTCTGCCCGCCGCCGCCTTCCTGCTTGTGTCCGCGTCCGGGTGTAAAGCCTCTGCGCCGTCTGTCGCCCCGACTGATGCTCCGAAGACTGTTGCGAAGGCCGCTGCTGCGGCGCCTGCTGCTCCGGCCACGGTCGCGCCGGTGTATGGCTACAGCGTGGTGGCAAAGTATCCGCATTCCACAGATAGCTATACGGAAGGCTTCCTGTACAAGGACGGCAAATTTTACGAAGGGACCGGCATGGAAGGCCGCAGCGGCATCCAGGTGCTTGATCCGGCCACAGCGAAGGTGTTGCAGGAACGCAAGATGACCAACAACTTCTTCGGCGAAGGCATTGTGGATTGGGGCCCGAATATTCTGCAGTGGACTTGGCAGACACACATTGGTGTGGTGATGGATCGCGCCACGCTGAAGCCGCTGCACACGTTCACCTATACCGGCGAAGGTTGGGGCATGACGCGTGATAACAAACGCCTGATTACCAGCGACGGTTCGGCAACGCTGCGTTTTCGCAATCCAGAGACCTTCGAGGAGATTGGCCATATCGACGTGAAGGACGGCGATAAGCCTGTCGATCAGTTGAATGAGTTGGAGTTCATCAACGGCGAAATCTGGGCCAATGTGTGGCACCTGGAGCGCATCGCGCGTATTTCGCCGAAGGACGGCAAGGTGATTTCGTGGGTGGACGTGACCGGCATTCTGCCTGCAGCGGAAAAGCGGGACGATGAGAGTGTGTTGAACGGCATTGCGTATGACGAGGCGAAGGGCCGCATCTTCATTACGGGCAAGCAGTGGCCTACGATCTTCGAAATCAAGGTCGGTGCGAAGAAGTAA
- a CDS encoding gluconokinase: MPHNRKQRGLTTVILILMGVSGTGKTTLGTMLSKETGWPFLDGDDFHPAANKAKMAAGHPLDDNDRAPWLAILHGKIEEYAQRGEGMIMACSALKASYRDVLRGDLSQDTVRFAVLTAPKETIADHLHHRAHEFMNPNLLTSQLATLEDPSEDEAWHISVAGTTQQSLDQLNAKLREVGALA; encoded by the coding sequence ATGCCGCACAATAGAAAGCAGAGAGGTCTTACCACAGTGATCCTGATCCTGATGGGTGTAAGTGGCACCGGCAAAACCACACTGGGCACCATGCTTTCGAAGGAGACGGGATGGCCGTTCCTGGACGGCGACGATTTTCACCCCGCCGCAAATAAGGCCAAAATGGCCGCCGGACATCCGCTGGACGACAACGACCGAGCCCCTTGGCTGGCCATTCTGCACGGCAAGATTGAAGAATACGCCCAGCGCGGCGAAGGCATGATCATGGCTTGCTCTGCCCTGAAGGCCTCATACCGCGATGTGCTGCGTGGCGATCTTTCGCAGGACACGGTGCGTTTTGCCGTTCTCACAGCGCCAAAGGAAACCATCGCAGACCACCTGCACCATCGCGCGCACGAGTTCATGAACCCGAACCTGCTCACCAGCCAGCTCGCCACACTGGAGGATCCTTCCGAAGACGAGGCATGGCACATCTCCGTGGCAGGAACCACGCAACAGTCGCTGGATCAACTAAACGCGAAGCTGCGCGAAGTCGGAGCGCTCGCATAA
- a CDS encoding zinc-ribbon domain-containing protein — translation MQLRRYIPPARAARSAPRAATVEPGTTNHHGQTVVRKAARAVNDLPGQSVYVLRCKGCGHEYGEAGIRVHQRKCPVCDGGKPGLPVPAEEPTLFG, via the coding sequence ATGCAGTTACGCCGTTATATTCCCCCGGCACGTGCAGCGCGTTCTGCTCCGCGTGCAGCCACCGTTGAGCCTGGCACCACCAACCACCACGGGCAGACCGTTGTGCGTAAGGCAGCTCGCGCGGTGAATGACCTTCCCGGCCAAAGTGTTTATGTTCTGCGCTGCAAAGGCTGCGGGCATGAGTATGGCGAGGCGGGCATCCGCGTGCATCAGCGCAAATGCCCGGTGTGCGATGGCGGCAAGCCCGGCCTGCCGGTTCCGGCGGAAGAGCCTACGCTGTTTGGATAA
- a CDS encoding NAD(P)/FAD-dependent oxidoreductase, which translates to MSTTPIYDCIVLGAGAAGMFCAAQAGARGLRVLLLEAGERAGRKILISGGGRCNFTNIHAGPANYLSENPHFAKSALARYTPRDFITLVEKYRIPYHEKTLGQLFCDGSAQQIVSLLETECRNSNVETKLRTAVERMEQTDTGFRVHTSAGEFTARNVVVATGGLSIPKLGATGVGYDIARSFGLRIVEPRAALVPFTLSDTERELWCDLSGLSAEAIATTAPQKKGPTPKFREKILITHRGWSGPAVLQISSYWRQGEVVLFDLAPTANVFTPMLAANHRRDDATAFALLRAHLPQRMAERWLYENAPPDWKNTSITKLEERLHAWPVTPAGTEGFAKAEVTAGGVSTTELDSTTMQAKKVPGLAFIGEVVDVTGWLGGYNFQWAWASAHAAAMAL; encoded by the coding sequence ATGTCCACAACGCCTATTTACGACTGTATTGTGCTCGGCGCAGGAGCCGCAGGAATGTTCTGCGCCGCACAAGCAGGTGCCCGCGGCTTACGTGTGTTGCTGCTGGAAGCGGGCGAACGCGCAGGACGAAAGATCCTGATCAGCGGTGGCGGCCGCTGCAATTTCACCAACATCCATGCAGGCCCGGCGAACTACCTCAGCGAAAATCCTCACTTCGCCAAGAGCGCCCTCGCGCGTTACACACCACGAGATTTCATCACGCTGGTAGAGAAATATCGCATTCCCTATCACGAGAAAACGCTGGGCCAACTCTTCTGCGATGGCAGCGCCCAGCAGATCGTTTCGCTACTGGAAACAGAGTGCCGCAATAGCAATGTCGAGACGAAATTGCGAACAGCAGTAGAGCGCATGGAACAAACAGACACTGGGTTTCGCGTACATACCTCCGCGGGCGAATTCACAGCACGCAATGTAGTCGTGGCAACTGGTGGACTGTCGATCCCTAAGCTCGGAGCAACTGGCGTCGGCTACGACATTGCACGCAGCTTCGGCCTGCGCATTGTGGAACCGCGTGCTGCGCTTGTCCCTTTCACGTTGAGCGACACAGAACGCGAACTCTGGTGCGATCTCTCTGGATTGTCGGCGGAAGCAATTGCAACCACCGCGCCACAAAAGAAGGGTCCGACACCAAAATTCCGCGAAAAGATACTCATTACGCATCGCGGATGGAGCGGTCCTGCCGTATTGCAGATTTCGTCCTACTGGCGTCAAGGCGAAGTTGTGCTTTTCGATCTGGCGCCAACTGCGAATGTCTTCACGCCTATGCTCGCAGCCAATCATCGCCGAGACGATGCCACAGCGTTTGCACTGTTGCGCGCGCATCTTCCGCAACGCATGGCCGAACGATGGCTTTATGAAAACGCTCCACCGGATTGGAAGAATACTTCCATCACAAAACTGGAAGAGCGGCTACACGCATGGCCCGTAACGCCAGCAGGAACGGAAGGCTTTGCCAAAGCGGAAGTCACTGCAGGCGGCGTCAGCACTACCGAGTTGGACAGCACCACGATGCAGGCAAAGAAAGTACCCGGACTCGCCTTCATCGGTGAAGTCGTCGATGTCACAGGCTGGCTGGGTGGTTACAACTTCCAATGGGCATGGGCCAGCGCTCATGCTGCTGCAATGGCTCTGTAG
- a CDS encoding nucleotide sugar dehydrogenase, producing MATGNIEDSEQALANSGTVPSVTTLTEWKARVQSREARVGIIGLGYVGLPLTLLFSSEGFRVTGFDVDEKKVDTLNNGASYIWRIEPEHIAAAQAKGFRATTDFKDIAEMDAVLICVPTPLTEHHAPDLSYVETTVHAIAPYVRAGQLIVLESTTYPGTTEEIVVRILTEAGAKRGVNVQIAPPEETEQIDGILVAFSPEREDPGNMITPRREIPKVVGGMDKPATEAACALYGSIFTKTVPVSSPATAEMTKLLENIYRSVNIALVNELKQLCMKMGVDIWEVVDAAATKPFGFQAFYPGPGIGGHCIPVDPFYLTWKAKEYGFTTRFIQLAGEVNEDMPVFVMRQVARALNAQGVATKGAKVLVLGVAYKADVDDLRESPSLAIIEQLQGLGCDVSYNDPFFPKVGHGRKYALNMESTPLERVSEFDCVLIATDHSAYEMETIVAEAKLVVDSRNATRHIQSPKIVRC from the coding sequence ATGGCGACAGGCAATATCGAAGACAGCGAACAGGCACTTGCAAACAGCGGGACTGTTCCCTCAGTGACCACGCTCACTGAGTGGAAAGCACGGGTTCAAAGCCGCGAGGCTCGCGTTGGCATTATCGGGTTGGGTTATGTGGGATTGCCGCTCACGCTGCTGTTCTCAAGCGAAGGTTTTCGCGTCACCGGCTTCGATGTCGATGAGAAGAAGGTCGACACGCTGAACAACGGCGCCAGCTATATATGGCGGATTGAGCCGGAACATATTGCTGCGGCGCAGGCCAAGGGCTTTCGCGCGACGACGGACTTCAAAGACATTGCAGAGATGGATGCCGTGCTGATCTGCGTGCCCACGCCGCTGACAGAGCATCATGCACCGGACCTGAGCTATGTGGAAACGACGGTGCATGCGATTGCGCCTTATGTGCGTGCTGGACAGTTGATTGTTCTGGAGAGCACGACGTATCCCGGCACGACGGAAGAGATTGTGGTGCGCATTCTTACTGAAGCCGGTGCGAAGCGAGGCGTGAACGTACAGATTGCTCCCCCGGAAGAAACGGAACAGATTGATGGCATCCTGGTGGCGTTTTCGCCGGAGCGTGAAGACCCGGGCAACATGATCACGCCGCGCCGCGAGATTCCTAAAGTCGTCGGCGGTATGGATAAGCCAGCCACGGAAGCTGCGTGTGCTTTATATGGTTCGATCTTTACAAAGACGGTACCAGTGTCATCGCCCGCGACTGCTGAGATGACGAAGCTGCTGGAGAACATCTACCGCAGCGTGAACATTGCTTTGGTGAACGAGCTGAAGCAGCTCTGCATGAAGATGGGCGTGGATATTTGGGAAGTGGTTGATGCGGCTGCGACCAAGCCATTCGGTTTCCAGGCGTTTTATCCCGGACCAGGCATCGGCGGCCACTGCATTCCGGTCGATCCGTTTTATCTGACGTGGAAGGCCAAAGAGTATGGCTTCACGACGCGCTTCATCCAGCTTGCAGGTGAGGTGAATGAGGACATGCCGGTCTTCGTGATGCGGCAGGTTGCTCGAGCTTTGAATGCACAGGGTGTGGCCACCAAGGGTGCGAAGGTGCTGGTGCTGGGTGTGGCGTACAAGGCAGATGTAGACGATCTGCGTGAGTCTCCGTCGCTGGCCATCATCGAACAATTGCAAGGGCTGGGATGCGATGTCAGCTACAACGATCCCTTCTTTCCCAAAGTGGGACACGGTCGTAAATACGCTCTGAACATGGAATCCACACCATTAGAGCGGGTTAGCGAATTTGACTGCGTTTTGATTGCTACGGACCACTCCGCATACGAGATGGAAACGATTGTTGCGGAAGCGAAGCTGGTGGTAGATTCGAGAAACGCCACACGTCATATTCAGTCACCAAAGATTGTTCGCTGCTAA
- a CDS encoding SDR family oxidoreductase, with protein sequence MRTVLVTGAAGFIGSHLVDALLARGERVRGLDNFATGLAENLAGVRDRIEFTEASLTDRDALAKAADGVDVIFHLAALPSVPRSVKDPRSSHVANIEGTFEVLEAARAAGVKRVVYAASSSAYGNQPGFPRVETMIPMPIAPYPVQKVAGEFYMKSYWQVYGLETVCLRYFNIFGPRQVPNSEYSGVMAKFILQLLQGEQPTIFGDGEQGRDFTYVANAVQANLLASEAPAENVAGKIFNVACGERHTLNETYRVIAELLQSKVEPVHGPERRGDVKDSLASIEAAREAFGYKPHVSFEEGLQKTVEWYCEQLPKRP encoded by the coding sequence ATGAGAACGGTTCTGGTGACAGGCGCCGCCGGATTTATTGGTTCGCACCTGGTGGATGCGCTATTGGCGCGCGGTGAACGCGTGCGCGGGTTGGATAACTTTGCGACTGGGCTTGCGGAAAACCTTGCGGGTGTACGCGACCGTATTGAGTTCACGGAAGCATCGCTGACAGATCGTGATGCGTTGGCAAAGGCTGCCGACGGTGTCGATGTGATCTTTCATCTCGCCGCGCTTCCCAGCGTGCCGCGCAGCGTAAAGGATCCTCGCAGTTCGCATGTCGCGAATATTGAAGGAACGTTTGAGGTGCTTGAGGCTGCGCGTGCGGCAGGCGTGAAGCGCGTTGTGTATGCGGCGTCCAGTTCTGCATATGGCAACCAGCCAGGGTTTCCGCGTGTGGAGACGATGATTCCCATGCCCATTGCGCCCTACCCGGTGCAGAAGGTGGCGGGCGAGTTCTACATGAAGAGCTACTGGCAGGTATATGGACTGGAGACGGTCTGCCTGCGCTACTTCAACATCTTTGGACCGCGGCAGGTTCCGAACTCAGAGTATTCCGGTGTGATGGCGAAGTTCATCCTGCAACTGTTGCAGGGGGAACAGCCAACGATTTTTGGTGACGGCGAGCAGGGCCGCGACTTTACTTATGTCGCGAATGCAGTTCAGGCGAACCTGTTGGCAAGCGAGGCACCCGCGGAGAACGTTGCTGGAAAGATTTTCAATGTTGCCTGCGGTGAGCGGCATACGTTGAACGAGACGTACCGCGTGATCGCTGAGCTTCTGCAATCGAAGGTGGAACCTGTTCATGGGCCCGAGCGTCGCGGCGATGTAAAGGATTCACTGGCGAGCATTGAAGCGGCTCGGGAAGCGTTTGGTTACAAGCCTCACGTCAGCTTCGAAGAGGGCCTGCAGAAAACGGTTGAGTGGTACTGCGAGCAGCTTCCCAAGAGGCCTTAG
- a CDS encoding SRPBCC family protein, which produces MQDCIDKEIFIEAPVSRVWNAVTSADEFSAWFGVKLESEFAEGAAMEGMITNPKYSHIRLKLTVETIEPETRFAYRWLPYALDPDVDYSAETPTTVTFHFTPANGGTHLRVTECGFDKVPEWRRELAFKMNSNGWEQQVARIQRYVLTGSPDA; this is translated from the coding sequence ATGCAGGACTGTATCGACAAGGAAATCTTCATTGAAGCGCCCGTTTCACGCGTATGGAACGCTGTCACCAGCGCGGACGAATTCAGCGCATGGTTTGGTGTGAAGCTGGAATCAGAGTTCGCCGAGGGCGCCGCGATGGAGGGCATGATCACCAACCCGAAGTACAGCCACATCCGCCTGAAGCTGACCGTCGAAACCATCGAGCCGGAAACGCGCTTCGCCTATCGCTGGCTCCCCTACGCTCTCGATCCGGACGTGGACTATTCCGCAGAAACACCCACAACCGTTACCTTTCACTTCACTCCCGCCAATGGCGGCACACATCTGCGCGTAACGGAATGCGGCTTCGACAAGGTGCCGGAGTGGCGCCGCGAGCTAGCCTTCAAGATGAACAGCAACGGATGGGAGCAGCAGGTGGCACGTATCCAGCGCTACGTTCTCACCGGATCGCCCGATGCGTAA
- a CDS encoding ArsR/SmtB family transcription factor, with protein sequence MRKPAAAEHLRQQCVPIFAALGDATRLSLMSKLGEEGEQSIQSLTQSTSVTRQAVTKHLHVLQRAGLVRCREQGRERHYGLAPNSLDSVRDYLEVIAQHWDETLLRLKAHAERK encoded by the coding sequence ATGCGTAAACCAGCAGCAGCTGAACATCTGCGTCAGCAATGTGTCCCCATCTTCGCCGCATTGGGCGACGCCACACGGCTGTCATTAATGTCAAAGCTGGGCGAAGAGGGCGAGCAGTCCATCCAATCGCTGACCCAATCCACCAGCGTGACGCGACAGGCAGTAACCAAACACCTGCATGTACTGCAACGCGCGGGTCTGGTCCGCTGCCGGGAACAAGGCCGTGAAAGACACTACGGCCTCGCCCCCAACTCGCTGGACAGCGTCCGCGATTACCTGGAAGTCATCGCCCAACACTGGGACGAAACCCTGCTGCGCCTCAAAGCGCACGCAGAACGCAAATAA